One region of Ornithorhynchus anatinus isolate Pmale09 chromosome X5, mOrnAna1.pri.v4, whole genome shotgun sequence genomic DNA includes:
- the SLC25A11 gene encoding mitochondrial 2-oxoglutarate/malate carrier protein gives MAAGAGGAGAGADGKPRTSPKSVKFLFGGLAGMGATVFVQPLDLVKNRMQLSGQGGKSREYRTSFHALTSILRAEGLRGIYTGLSAGLLRQATYTTTRLGIYTVLFERLTGTDGTPPGFLLKAVIGMTAGATGAFVGTPAEVALIRMTADGRLPAAERRGYRNVFDALIRIVREEGVFTLWRGCIPTMARAVVVNAAQLASYSQSKQFLLDSGYFSDNILCHFCASMISGLVTTAASMPVDIVKTRIQNMRMIDGKPEYKNGLDVLAKVIRYEGFFSLWKGFTPYYARLGPHTVLTFIFLEQMNKMYKTLFLSG, from the exons atggcggcgggggccgggggcgcgggggccggggccgacggCAAGCCCCGCACCTCCCCGAAGTCCGTCAAGTTCCTGTTCGGGGGCCTGGCCGG CATGGGGGCCACCGTGTTCGTGCAGCCCCTGGATCTGGTGAAGAACCGGATGCAGCTGAGCGGCCAGGGGGGCAAGAGCCGTGAGTACCGGACCAGCTTCCACGCCCTGACCAGCATCCTGCGAGCCGAGGGCCTCAGGGGCATCTACACCGG GTTGTCGGCCGGCCTTCTGCGCCAGGCCACGTACACCACGACGCGATTGGGCATCTACACGGTGCTGTTCGAGCGGCTGACGGGCACGGACGGCACGCCCCCCGGCTTCCTGCTCAAGGCCGTCATCGGCATGACGGCCGGGGCCACCGGCGCCTTCGTGGGCACCCCCGCCGAGGTCGCCCTCATCCGCATGACGGCCGACGGACG GCTGCCGGCGGCAGAACGGCGCGGCTACCGGAATGTGTTTGACGCCCTGATCCGGATCGTCCGGGAGGAAGGAGTCTTTACCCTCTGGAGG ggcTGCATCCCCACCATGGCCCGAGCCGTCGTGGTCAACGCCGCCCAACTGGCCTCCTACTCCCAATCGAAGCAGTTCCTACTGGACTCAG GCTATTTCTCCGACAACATCCTGTGCCATTTCTGCGCCAGCATGATCAGCGGCCTGGTCACCACGGCTGCCTCTATGCCTGTAGACATCGTCAAGACCAG gaTCCAGAACATGAGAATGATTGACGGGAAGCCAGAATACAAGAACGGACTG GACGTTCTGGCCAAGGTGATCCGCTACGAGGGCTTCTTCAGCCTGTGGAAGGGTTTCACTCCGTACTACGCGCGCCTGGGCCCTCACACCGTCCTCACCTTCATCTTCCTGGAGCAGATGAACAAGATGTACAAGACGCTCTTCCTCAGCGGCtga